One window of Deltaproteobacteria bacterium genomic DNA carries:
- a CDS encoding amidohydrolase: MRAVMLQRLPFDGAVDADGHILEPPDLWDRYLDPAYRDRPMGIRKDADGLEYLEIAGRPSKMVRRGLPAGLGAMDLVGNIPRPDRPRTGLAYLDNAGLGAWDAKERLERLDRENLDIAILYPTLGVLWEAECEDLALAQAYTRAYNRWIVEFCAGSGGRLVPIAHVSLGLPGEAERELERAARDGAKGVFIAPFVMTTKAPGHPDHHRVFRLAEEIGLPVGIHPTFEPFWAAPGRFGRMTEASLAFLINVTSADAVRHAFTSMFQFGVFEKFPRLKLVVLESGAGWIGYWLERMDAVFTSPLGRGVPLREKPSFYFQRQCWISCDPDERSLAGVIPLVGEQKFFWASDFPHPDHPPRYVGELAELVAMLPEPARYKLMSDNVREVYALPPRRTPPGIPAARP, encoded by the coding sequence ATGCGCGCAGTGATGTTGCAGCGGCTGCCGTTTGACGGCGCCGTCGACGCCGACGGCCACATCCTCGAGCCGCCCGACCTCTGGGACCGGTACCTGGACCCGGCCTACCGCGATCGTCCGATGGGCATCCGCAAGGACGCCGACGGGCTCGAGTACCTCGAGATCGCGGGCCGCCCCTCGAAGATGGTGCGGCGGGGTCTCCCGGCCGGCCTCGGCGCCATGGACCTCGTCGGCAACATCCCGCGTCCCGACCGCCCCCGCACCGGCCTCGCCTACCTGGACAACGCGGGCCTCGGCGCGTGGGACGCCAAGGAGCGCCTCGAGCGCCTCGACCGCGAGAACCTGGACATCGCCATCCTCTACCCGACTCTCGGCGTCCTCTGGGAGGCCGAGTGCGAGGACCTGGCTCTCGCGCAAGCGTACACGCGCGCGTACAACCGCTGGATCGTCGAGTTCTGCGCCGGCAGCGGCGGCCGGCTCGTCCCGATCGCCCACGTGTCGCTCGGGCTTCCCGGCGAGGCCGAGCGGGAGCTCGAGCGCGCCGCCCGCGACGGCGCGAAGGGGGTCTTCATCGCACCCTTCGTCATGACGACGAAGGCGCCGGGGCATCCCGATCATCACCGGGTCTTCCGCCTGGCGGAGGAGATCGGCCTGCCGGTCGGCATCCACCCGACGTTCGAGCCGTTCTGGGCCGCGCCCGGGCGCTTCGGCCGCATGACCGAGGCCTCGCTCGCGTTCCTCATCAACGTGACCTCGGCCGACGCCGTCCGCCACGCCTTCACGTCGATGTTCCAGTTCGGCGTCTTCGAGAAGTTCCCGCGGCTCAAGCTCGTGGTGCTCGAGTCGGGAGCGGGATGGATCGGCTACTGGCTCGAGCGGATGGACGCCGTCTTCACCTCGCCGCTCGGGCGGGGCGTCCCGCTGCGGGAGAAGCCGAGCTTCTACTTCCAGCGCCAGTGCTGGATCTCGTGCGACCCGGACGAGCGCTCGCTCGCCGGGGTGATCCCGCTCGTGGGCGAGCAGAAGTTCTTCTGGGCGTCGGACTTCCCCCATCCCGACCATCCGCCGCGCTACGTCGGCGAGCTCGCAGAGCTGGTCGCGATGCTGCCGGAGCCGGCACGATACAAGCTGATGAGCGACAACGTGCGCGAGGTGTACGCCCTGCCGCCGCGGCGCACGCCACCCGGCATACCCGCCGCTCGCCCCTGA
- a CDS encoding zinc-ribbon domain-containing protein: MRCPRCRHENRETARFCGECGASLGRGIPCPRCATFNPVSQRFCDSCGQQLASTGAVERAREPRAYAPRHLIEKILTTRRALEGERKQVTVLFADMVDSMRLAERVDAEEWHRVVDRFFQVLAEGIHRFEGTINQFTGDGVMALFGAPVAHEDHARRGCHAALHMMGELRGYASGLRVRGLEFSVRMGLNSGEVVVGTIGDDLRMDYTAQGHAVGLAARMEQVAAPGTVYVSEHTARLVEGFFTLRDHGTPPIKGVSTPVRVFELEGIGPLRTRLDAAGVRGFSRLVGREAELAWLDGILVRALESNGQVVGVVGDAGVGKSRVCLEFVNRCRARGIAVQEAHCPAHGSTVPLLPIRELLRGYLALGDGDPPETVRRKVADQLLALDPGLEDALPVVLDLLGVPDPDAPDVSAASHDRLAGFLRRFVRLRSAGEAVVLLLDDAHWIDGASDALVGELAAAVRGTRTLLVANFRPEYRPAWTGGSHYHQLPLSPLGREASRELLHDLLGADDSLGDLSDLVRERTGGNPFFIEEVVQALAAAGSLAGQRGAYRLAEPLESVAIPATVQSLLTARVDRLGEQAKHVLQAAAVIGKQFDEPLLKAVVGLDDHHLATALGGLQEAEFIHEVMPYPVPHYAFKHPLTREVAYQSQLAERRAHLHAAVAGALETLRADRLGEYASLIAHHWDASGMRFEAQRWRRRAALKVSSIKLRGRRRPAR, encoded by the coding sequence ATGCGGTGTCCTCGCTGCCGGCACGAGAACCGCGAGACCGCCCGCTTCTGCGGCGAGTGCGGCGCCTCCCTCGGACGCGGCATCCCCTGCCCGCGCTGCGCCACCTTCAACCCGGTGAGCCAGAGATTCTGCGACTCCTGTGGGCAGCAGCTCGCATCGACCGGCGCCGTCGAGCGCGCGCGCGAGCCCCGCGCCTACGCCCCGAGACATCTCATCGAGAAGATCCTCACCACCCGCAGGGCGCTCGAAGGGGAGCGCAAGCAGGTCACCGTGCTGTTCGCCGACATGGTCGACTCGATGCGGCTCGCCGAGCGGGTGGACGCCGAGGAATGGCACCGCGTCGTCGACCGCTTCTTCCAGGTCCTGGCCGAGGGGATCCATCGCTTCGAGGGGACGATCAACCAGTTCACCGGCGACGGGGTCATGGCGCTCTTCGGGGCGCCCGTCGCGCACGAGGATCACGCCCGGCGCGGCTGCCATGCCGCCCTGCACATGATGGGCGAGCTCCGCGGCTACGCGAGCGGGCTCAGGGTCCGGGGGCTCGAGTTCTCCGTCCGGATGGGTCTCAACTCCGGGGAGGTGGTCGTGGGGACGATCGGCGACGATCTACGCATGGACTACACGGCCCAGGGACATGCCGTCGGCCTGGCGGCGCGGATGGAGCAGGTGGCCGCGCCCGGGACGGTCTACGTGAGCGAGCACACCGCCCGGCTAGTCGAAGGGTTCTTCACCTTGCGCGATCACGGCACGCCGCCGATCAAGGGCGTCAGCACGCCCGTCCGGGTCTTCGAGCTCGAGGGGATCGGCCCCCTTCGCACGCGCCTCGACGCGGCCGGCGTGCGGGGCTTCTCGCGGCTGGTGGGACGGGAAGCGGAGCTCGCCTGGCTGGACGGCATCCTCGTCCGGGCGCTCGAATCGAACGGGCAGGTCGTGGGTGTGGTCGGCGACGCCGGGGTCGGCAAGAGCCGGGTCTGCCTCGAGTTCGTCAATCGCTGCCGCGCGCGGGGGATCGCGGTGCAGGAAGCCCATTGCCCGGCGCACGGCTCGACGGTTCCCTTGCTCCCGATCCGCGAGCTCCTGCGCGGCTACCTCGCGCTCGGCGACGGCGACCCGCCGGAGACGGTCCGGCGGAAGGTCGCGGATCAGCTCCTCGCCCTCGACCCGGGCCTCGAGGACGCGCTCCCCGTCGTCCTGGACCTCCTCGGCGTGCCCGACCCCGATGCGCCGGACGTCTCCGCCGCGAGCCACGACCGGCTCGCCGGCTTCCTGCGACGCTTCGTTCGCCTGCGCAGCGCGGGCGAGGCCGTCGTGCTGCTGCTCGATGACGCGCACTGGATCGACGGGGCGAGCGACGCGCTGGTGGGCGAGCTGGCAGCGGCGGTGCGCGGCACGCGCACCCTGCTCGTGGCGAACTTCCGGCCCGAGTACCGGCCGGCCTGGACGGGGGGATCGCACTACCACCAGCTGCCGCTCTCTCCCCTCGGGCGGGAAGCGAGTCGCGAGCTGCTGCACGACCTGCTCGGCGCGGACGATTCGCTCGGGGATCTCTCCGATCTCGTTCGCGAGCGCACCGGCGGCAACCCCTTCTTCATCGAGGAGGTGGTGCAGGCGCTGGCGGCCGCCGGGAGCCTCGCCGGACAGCGTGGCGCCTATCGCCTGGCGGAACCGCTCGAAAGCGTGGCCATCCCGGCGACGGTGCAGTCCCTGCTCACCGCGCGCGTCGATCGGCTCGGCGAGCAGGCAAAGCACGTGCTGCAGGCCGCGGCCGTCATCGGCAAGCAGTTCGACGAGCCGCTCCTCAAGGCGGTCGTCGGGCTCGACGATCACCACCTCGCCACGGCGCTCGGCGGGCTCCAGGAGGCGGAGTTCATCCACGAGGTCATGCCGTACCCGGTGCCGCACTACGCGTTCAAGCACCCGCTGACCCGTGAGGTGGCGTATCAGTCGCAGCTCGCTGAGCGACGGGCGCACCTGCACGCCGCGGTGGCAGGGGCCCTCGAGACGCTGCGGGCGGACCGGCTCGGCGAGTACGCCTCGCTGATCGCCCATCACTGGGACGCCTCCGGGATGCGGTTCGAGGCACAACGCTGGCGGCGCCGAGCCGCTCTCAAGGTCTCGAGCATCAAGCTCCGAGGCCGGCGCCGTCCTGCGCGCTAG
- the cofG gene encoding 7,8-didemethyl-8-hydroxy-5-deazariboflavin synthase subunit CofG, with protein MPLPGSRGGPALIEALAKPLAGRDLTREEATRLLETAETMPALLEVASTRRDRGWGRTVTYSPKAFLPVTNLCRDRCTYCTFRKDPDDPDAWTMTPEEIEAWSLRGRALGCKEALMCLGDKPELAFASYRDLLGELGHRTTAEYVHHACEVALRCGLLPHTNAGLLTREEMQRLKAVNVSLGLMLENVSPRLRGRGQVHQWAPDKEPARRLRMLREAGELQIPFTTGLLIGIGETLAERVDTLFAIRDLHRAYGHIQEVIVQPFRAKPTIRLADAPEPGAADVARTVAVARLVLDPDVSVQAPPNLSPADHALLLHAGLNDWGGISPLTPDYVNPEAPWPHVEALAATCRAAGFTLRERLAIYPAYIDRPGFLDPALRPRVAALAAEAVWACPDAEARPA; from the coding sequence ATGCCTCTTCCCGGCTCCCGCGGCGGGCCAGCACTGATCGAGGCGCTCGCCAAGCCGCTCGCAGGCCGCGACCTCACGCGCGAGGAGGCCACTCGGCTGCTCGAGACCGCGGAGACGATGCCGGCGCTGCTCGAGGTCGCCTCCACCCGGCGCGACCGCGGGTGGGGGCGGACCGTCACGTACTCGCCGAAGGCGTTCCTGCCGGTCACGAACCTCTGCCGCGACCGCTGCACCTACTGCACGTTCCGGAAGGATCCGGACGACCCGGACGCCTGGACGATGACGCCCGAGGAGATCGAGGCCTGGTCGCTGCGCGGCCGCGCGCTCGGCTGCAAGGAGGCACTCATGTGCCTCGGCGACAAGCCCGAGCTCGCCTTCGCCAGCTATCGGGACCTGCTCGGCGAGCTGGGCCACCGGACGACGGCCGAGTACGTGCACCACGCCTGCGAGGTCGCGCTTCGCTGCGGGCTCCTCCCTCACACCAACGCGGGGCTCCTGACGCGCGAGGAGATGCAGCGGCTGAAGGCGGTGAACGTGAGCCTCGGGCTCATGCTCGAGAACGTGTCACCGCGGCTCCGCGGCCGCGGCCAGGTGCATCAGTGGGCGCCGGACAAGGAGCCGGCGCGGCGCCTGCGGATGCTGCGCGAGGCGGGCGAGCTCCAGATCCCCTTCACGACCGGACTCCTCATCGGCATCGGCGAGACGCTCGCCGAGCGCGTCGACACGCTCTTCGCGATCCGCGACCTCCACCGCGCCTACGGCCACATCCAGGAGGTCATCGTGCAGCCCTTCCGCGCCAAGCCGACGATCCGGCTGGCCGACGCGCCCGAGCCCGGCGCGGCCGACGTGGCGCGCACGGTCGCGGTCGCACGGCTCGTGCTCGACCCGGACGTGAGCGTGCAGGCGCCGCCGAACCTCTCGCCCGCCGACCACGCCCTCCTCCTCCACGCGGGCCTGAACGACTGGGGCGGCATCTCGCCGCTCACGCCCGACTACGTGAACCCGGAGGCCCCGTGGCCCCACGTCGAGGCGCTCGCGGCCACCTGCCGCGCGGCCGGCTTCACGCTGCGCGAGCGGCTGGCGATCTATCCGGCCTACATCGACCGTCCCGGTTTCCTCGACCCGGCGCTGCGCCCGCGGGTGGCGGCGCTCGCCGCCGAGGCGGTGTGGGCGTGTCCGGACGCGGAGGCTCGACCCGCATGA
- the cofH gene encoding 7,8-didemethyl-8-hydroxy-5-deazariboflavin synthase subunit CofH, translating into MSWFEPWDQIERVALNDEPVERAIARATPPVRAILARALAGEELTVDDSEALLGTTGDDLVALVRTADTVREADVGDEVTYVVNRNINFTNVCFVNCQFCAFKRQRWEEDAYTHGVDVVLGKVEEAIGRGATEVCMQGGINPDMAPFTYRDILVEIKRRFPDIHVHAFSPMEIMYGARRTNMDYPAYIGMLRDGGLGSIPGTAAEILDDEVREILSHKKVDVRTWVEIITTAHRLGVPTTSTVMYGHVETAGHVARHLDLMRRIQKETSGFTEFVPLGFIWENTKLYHDGKVTPQPKGLRDLRIYATCRLALRGWIDNLQTSWVKLGHRLAQLSLRAGCNDFGGTLMEESISREAGADAGEYTSVEEIEALVSTMGRRPVQRTTLYGRVGHAGHESGRTPRGASRAGTPEQRSAPSA; encoded by the coding sequence ATGAGTTGGTTCGAGCCCTGGGACCAGATCGAGCGCGTCGCGCTGAACGACGAGCCGGTCGAGCGCGCCATCGCGCGCGCCACGCCGCCCGTGCGCGCCATCCTCGCGCGGGCGCTCGCGGGCGAGGAGCTCACCGTCGACGACAGCGAGGCGCTCCTCGGCACGACGGGCGACGACCTCGTCGCGCTCGTGCGGACCGCCGACACCGTCCGCGAAGCCGACGTCGGCGACGAGGTCACCTACGTCGTCAACCGCAACATCAACTTCACCAACGTCTGCTTCGTGAACTGCCAGTTCTGCGCCTTCAAGCGCCAGCGCTGGGAGGAGGATGCCTACACGCACGGCGTCGACGTGGTCCTCGGCAAGGTCGAGGAGGCGATCGGCCGCGGCGCCACCGAGGTCTGCATGCAGGGCGGCATCAACCCCGACATGGCGCCGTTCACCTACCGGGACATCCTGGTCGAGATCAAACGCCGCTTCCCCGACATCCACGTCCACGCCTTCTCGCCGATGGAGATCATGTACGGTGCGCGCCGGACCAACATGGATTACCCGGCCTACATCGGCATGCTGCGCGACGGCGGGCTCGGCAGCATCCCCGGCACGGCGGCGGAGATCCTGGACGACGAGGTGCGCGAGATCCTGTCGCACAAGAAGGTGGACGTCCGCACCTGGGTGGAGATCATCACGACGGCGCACCGGCTCGGCGTGCCGACCACGTCCACCGTCATGTACGGCCACGTGGAGACGGCGGGCCACGTCGCCCGGCATCTCGACCTCATGCGGCGGATCCAGAAAGAGACGAGCGGCTTCACCGAATTCGTCCCGCTCGGCTTCATCTGGGAGAACACGAAGCTCTACCACGACGGCAAGGTGACGCCCCAGCCGAAGGGGCTGCGCGACCTGCGCATCTACGCCACCTGTCGCCTCGCGCTCCGCGGGTGGATCGACAACCTGCAGACCTCATGGGTGAAGCTCGGCCATCGCCTCGCGCAGCTCTCGCTCCGCGCCGGGTGCAACGACTTCGGCGGCACCCTCATGGAGGAGAGCATCTCGCGCGAGGCCGGGGCGGACGCGGGCGAGTACACGTCGGTCGAGGAGATCGAGGCGCTCGTCAGCACGATGGGCCGCCGGCCGGTACAGCGGACGACGCTGTACGGACGGGTCGGCCACGCCGGCCACGAGAGCGGCCGCACGCCGCGCGGCGCGAGCCGCGCGGGAACACCGGAACAGCGCAGCGCTCCGAGCGCGTGA